ATAGTGGTTTGATTTGCCGGAGCATTTTCTTCTGCTCTACGTTGGGCCAGATCAGTTTCAAAATCAGCTTTAGCCTTTCCGGACTTGTAGTCGATGTATTGTTGAGGGTGGAGGGCATATTCGAGCAGCTCTTCATCATCTTGCCCAGTATCCCAGCCATTTTCTTCCATTTCTTTTCTCAAGTCATCCAAGCAATCAGGAACCAAGTCAGAAGGGTCCCCTTCAAAAAACTCTCTTCCTTGTTCTTCTGCCAGTTGCTTTAACTCACCACTTACCTCTCCAGGCAGACGGCCAGATTTACCGAGCATCATGTCCCAGGTGTTGTCATCTAACAGGGACCATCTTTCTTTGCCTTTTTCCATTTGCATGACGTTGACCAAGGCGGCATTTTTTACATATTGGCTGTAAGGTGTCACCAGCGGAGGATAGCCCATCATTGGCCAAACGTGTTGGACCTCATCAAACAACTTGATCAGCAGGTCATCTTGTGTAAGCTGCGGTTTGTTGTTTTTTTCCATCCACTTGTTCAGACTCTTTAGATTATTTTCTAAATCAGCCATTAAGCTGCCCATCATCCCGCCAGGTAAACCAGGAGCGATGAGCAAGGAATTCATCAATCTGTTTTTTGGATTTATATAATACCCCAAAAAGTCATCAATAAATTCCTGAGTAAGCGTTCGTACCTGCATGTAGGCTTTCATGTTGATATCTGGTAGAGAATAACCAGCATCTTTGAGCACCTCATGCACGGTGAGCAAATCGGCGTGAACTGTACCCCAGGATAAAGGCTCTACCGCAACGTCGACTATATCTGCTCCAGCTCTGACTGCTTCGAGCGAAGAGGTAACTGAAAACCCAGGGCCTGAATGGCCGTGGTATTGCACGAGTATATCGGGTTTAATTTCTTTGATTCCTGCTACGATTTTCCCTAAGGATACTGGTCGGCCAATGCCTGCCATATCCTTGATGCATATTTCCTCTGCACCTAAATTGATCAGCTCTTCGGCTTTTTTGATGTAATAGTCAATTGTGTGGATCCTAGAGTAGGTAATACATAAACAGGTTTGTGAAATCATACCTCCCTCTTTGGCGTATGCTATTGATTTTTCCAAATTTCTAGCATCGTTGAGTCCATCGAATGATCGCGAAATGTCAGTGCCTTGCAGTTTCTTTACTTTAAACATCAGTTTTCTGACGTCATCTGGTACCGGATACATGCGTAAAGCATTTAGTCCTCTTTCGAGCATCTGTGTTTGGATGCCTGCATCGTTAAATGGCTGAGTCCATGCTCGGTTGGATATGTTGGGATTTTCACCGTAGAGCAGGTTGATTTGCTCAAAACCCCCGCCATTAGTCTCAACTCGTTTGAAACAACCCATGTCAATGATCGGCTGGGCTACTTTGACCAATTGATCAACGCGTGGCATATATTTTCCGGATGACTGCCACATGTCACGATATACCAGACACAGTCCTATCTCTCTTCCCATAATATCAGTTCATTTTTGTGATGTTAGTAATTTTTCCTTTGCCCTTGGTGAAAATTTCAACAGCGGATGTAATTGCGGCCACTTTAGCTGGCGCAATTTTTGATGTAGGGGCAGGCGGCTGGCTTGCTGTTTCAAGAGCAGGAACAAAACGGTTGACGAAGCGTATCAAAAGCTTACCGACAATTACGACACAGAGTAGAACAATGAAAACTGTAATCATTCCAACTCCCATAAGTAAGAAAGCGGTTCGAAGTTCTTCTGTCATAAATTTTGCTAACCTATTGTTAATTACTTAATTGCAACTTAAATAATATTGTAGAAACCGATAGAATTCGCATGAAAAATATTGAAACGGAAATATTGATAGACGCACCTATAGAAGTAGTATGGCGTGTGCTAATGAACTTCGATGCCTATCGTGATTGGAATCCATTCATTACTGTAGAAGGGGATGCTGTATTGGGCAATAAACTCGATGTGATCATAAACATGGATGGAAGAAAGAACTTCTTTAAGCCAAAAGTGGTGGCTTATGAGGAGGGACGTCGATTTGAATGGACGGGTAAACTTCTACTTAAAGGATTGTTTGCCGGTAATCATTACTTCAAGTTGCATCCTGTCACAGAGTTTCAAACACAATTTATCCACGGGGAAAACTTCACTGGTATTCTTCAAGGACCTATCATGAAAAAAGTCCGCGACAAAACAATTAAGGGTTTTGTGACCATGAATGAGGCTATGAAAGCTTATGCGGAGGAGCAAGTGATATAGTATGCGCGCATAATAAAGTGCCGGTTTTGGTTGGGTTGAGTGTTTGAATTTTTTACTTTTGAAAGTTCACCCATTCAAATTATAGTACGAATGACTGTAGTTTGATTCACTAACAACGACCCATGGAAGCATACGCAAAAGCTGTTTTATATATCATTCCTGTTTTTTTGCTGCTGATGGCAGTGGAAGCTATTTATGGATTTGTAGTCAAAAAGAACACCTTTCGAAGCTTTGATACCATCACTGGTATTAGCTCTGGTATCACGAATTCAGTTAAGGATCTGTTAGGGCTTACTTTGGTGGTCATCGCCTATTCTTGGTTGTATGAAAAACTGGCACTTATTGAGATTGAAAGCACCGTATTAGTTTATGTGATATGCTTTATGTGTATTGACTTCTCAAGCTATTGGATACATCGGCTGAGGCATCATGTGAATTATTTCTGGAACGAACATGTAGTACATCATAGTAGTGAAGAATTCAATATGGCTTGTGCTCTTCGTCAGAGTATATCGTCTTTTTTTGGAATATATTCGGTGCTACTCATTCCGGCAGCACTTTTAGGTGTGCCACCGAAGGTAATTGCCATTGTAAGTCCAATTCATCTATTTCTTCAATTCTGGTATCATACGAGGCATATACCGAAACTTGGGTTTTTAGAGTACATCATAGTAACTCCATCCCAGCATCGGGTGCATCATGCGATCAATCCTATTTATCTAGATAAAAATCTTGCGGCTATCTTTTGTATTTGGGATAGAGCTTTTGGCACATTTCAGGAAGAGTTGGATGAAGAGCCATGTGTATATGGTGTGAAAAAGGCCCCTCAAACCTGGAATCCTATTTTGATCAATTTCCAGCATTTGTGGCTATTAATAAAGGATGCCTGGCGGACGAGCAACTGGTTAGATAAGTTTAGAATTTGGTTTATGCCTTTGGGTTGGAGGCCAGCCGACATCAAAGATAAATACCCAATCGACTATATCGATGACCCAAAGGATCAAGTAAAATATGATACTCAAGCGTCTAAAGCTTTGCATATTTGGTCTTGGGTACAACTGATCATGACGCACCTATTTTTGATTTTGATGTTAGTCAATTTTGCTAGCATCGGTTTTCCGAATTTGTTTATCTACGGAGCCTTTCTGTTCATACACATCTATGCGTCTAGTGAGCTGATGGATCTGAAAAAATCGGCCATACTATTTGAAGCGATCAAATGCTTTGGTGGGCTTTATTGGATTTGGCAATCTGGCGATTGGTTTGGAATTAATGCCCATTGGGAATGGGGTTCCCTCGTGGTGATAGGGTACCTTTTGATTTCTCTACTGCTGACTTTTGGGTTTGTTGTTTGGGAACTAAACAAAGAAAAAGGACAACTCACGATGTCTGCTTAAGTTCTTCATTAGCCATAGTCAATTCATAGCTAGGTAAAAAGATATTTATGGTTGTGCCTTTTCCAATTTCGCTCTCAATAGTAAGAGTTCCGTTGTTTCTATCTACAAATTCCTTGACGATTTGGAGTCCTAAACCTACACCGCTTTCTCCTGCCGTGCCATAGGAGCTTTTCACAGTATTCTGTGAAAGTATTCTTTTGATTTGGTTGTCATTCATTCCAACTCCCGTGTCAGAAATTCGAATATTAATTTGATCCTCATCCAAATCAGCTTCGAGCTTGATCTGTCCATTTTGTGTGAATTTAAGTGCATTGGCCACCAGGTTTCTTACGATCGTTTTGGTACTATTTGCATCTGCCCAAAGCATTAAGTCTGATTCGGTAGGTGATACTAATTGCACCTGTTTCATTTTGGCAGGTTCGGAGAATAGCGAGATGTTTTCATCAAATATTTCTTTCACGGAAACCTTTTCAGGCACATGAGGGAAGTGACCTTGTCTTTGCATAGACCAGCATAGTAGATTGTCGAGAAGATTCGAAATGTTGGATGCCATTTGATCAATTTTTTCTCCAATCTCAATTACTCGGTCATAATTGGCAACTTTTAAATGCCTATTCAAAATCAAAGAAATATTAGTAAATGCTTCTACCGGAGATCGTAAATCATGAGAAATGATTGAGAAAAATTTGTCTTTGGTTTCGTTGAGGCGTTCCAATTCAATATTCGCAGCAGCTAGCGCTTTATTGATCTGATTTTTTTTATTATAAAGTAGGCCAATAATAAATGCGACAACAATGAGTGAAATGATACCTGCGGTTGAGATCCATTGTATCGTATTTTTTCTTTCCAACTCTTGATTGAATAAAAAGGCCTCTTTTTGGCGTTCATTAGCAATGGCTTCTTTTTCCTGATCGAATTCAAACTGAGAGGCTAGTTGCGTAATCTTTTTGGTGGAAGATTCATTAAAGAGTGAATCTTGGGCTTTAGTGTACAATTCATGATATTTCAAAGCACTATCTGGCTGGGCCTGAAGTTTAAAATATTGATAAAGAAGATGAGTCGATTCTTTTACCTCTTGCAATAAGTTGTACCTATCGGCAATTTCAAACGCCTTTGACGCATATTTTCTTTGAGTAAGCAGAGGTGTGGTGACTTGAGCCATAATGATGTAGGCAGCACATTGAATTTTGTGATATTGCAGCCGCTGAGCAATTGCTAGACCTTTGGTACAAAACCAATTGGCACTATCATATTTACCCTGTTGGAATTTGACTTGCCCTAATGCTGTGAGTAAGTATGCCTTGTCTTTTTCTAAACCTAAAGAATCGGCAAGAAATAGCCCTTTAGTTGTAAATTCTTCTGCTTGATTCGGTTGATTTTGTTCAATGTGCAAACCACTTAAATTTAAGTAGCTGTTTACTTCGTTGTACAGGGCTTTTTGTTCTAGATTACCTTCAAGTCCTTTCAGAAAATACATGGAGGCCAACTCATATTCTCCCAAATTTTTATGGATAACACCTATGTTGTCATAACATTCAATCTGCCCTTCAGGGCTATCTAGCTCAGTATATAATTTCAAGGCCTGCTGATATTTTTCGAGCGCATAGGCAAATGCACCTTGCTCTTCGTAGACTACGCCTATATTGGTGTAGATTTTTGCCTCATTGTATTTGTTACCAAGAGATTGGAAAATGGGAATAGCTTCCTCATAATTTTTAACCGACTCAGTATATCTGCCAGCGTCTTTCATTAATATACCAATATTGACTTTGGCTACCGCCTGCCCAAATTCATTGTCAATACTTTTGAAAAGTAGAAACGCTTGATTTAAATAAAAAAAGGAGCTGTCTGTTTGCCCCTTGTCCATAAAAATCAATCCAATATTGATGTTTGTTTTCCCTTCGCCATACGAATTCCCCATTTTTTTGAAAAGCCCTTTACTTTCTTTTAAGTAGGTGAGTGCAGGCTCATAGTCGCTGAGTTGATAATGAAGTATACCTATATCGTTTAGTAGATCACTAAGCCCTTCATCATTTTCTAGTCTTTTATATAGGGATAATGACTTTTGAAACATTTGTTTTGCACTATCATATTTGCTTGCCCCTTCGAAAAACGAGCCAAGCATGCGATAAGCAAGTGCTTCCCCATTGGAATATTTTTGACTTTGAGATAGTGCAAGGGCCTGCTTTGCATAGTTTTTGGTTTTTTCCGGCTCTGCTCGAATATATTCGGAGGCCAATTGATTCAAAATATCAATTTTTTCAATTCCGTCCTCCTGCTTCTCGAGTACTATGAGTAAACTATCGATAGTTTGATTTTGACTAAATAGAAGGGTGGCATTTAGCAGGAATGCACAAAATAGGGAGGCTTTCATCCGGTTTTGTTTGATAAACGAATAATTAAATTAATAAGAATCTTCTTAAAAAGTTGGATAGATTTGGAACTAGTAAGCACTAAGATGAATATGGATAATCCACCCATCAAACTACTACTTGTAGATGATCACGAAATTTTCTTGGAAGGACTCATGGCTTTGTTTGAAGGAGAGCCTAGCCTCGACATCGTGGGAGCCGTCACAGGTGGCAAGGAGGCATTGCAAAAAATTAAAGCTCAAATGCCAGACATCTTGGTAACAGATCTGAATATGCCTCAAATGAGCGGTATAGAATTAGTCAAGTCCGTGAAATCTAAATATCCCGATCTCAAAATTTTAGTATTGACTACTAATAACGAAAGAAAGACGGTTTCCGACATTGCTATGTCAGAAGCTGAGGGTTATATTCTAAAAAAGAGTCAAAAAACGGAATTACTGACGGCAATATTGAGAATAGCAGATGGAGGCACTTACTATTCCAATGAGGTCATGAATATTATTCTTGAACGCATAGTGAAGGAAAAGAAAAAACTTGAGGCTTCAGCCACACTTACAGGCCGTGAACTCGAAATACTTCAGCTCATTGCGGAAGAAAAGTCCAGTGATCAAATAGCCGAAGAGTTATTCATATCTAGAAGAACAGTAGATACACATCGAACGAATTTGCTGCGAAAAACTAATAAAGAGACGGTGGTAGGTCTTTTGAAATATGCCTATCAATATGGCCTGATAGCGCTTTAAGCTAATTACTACGTACTTGTACCGAGTATAATTGGGCATCAATCGGTATGTTTTATGCAACCATAGGTTTTGAACTTTACTTCAAAAAATCCTATGAAAACTATCAACAAAATTTTACTGAGCACTGCATTTATATTGCTTTTAAGCACCTATCTATTTGCAGGACCTAATGACGATTTGATCACCGCTTGTAGAGCGGGTGACTTTCAAGCAGCAAGCAAAGCGATTTCCGCAGGGGCTGATGCAAACGCATTGGACAAGGATGGTAAATCTGTCATTTCTAATGCTTTTTTCTGGCCAAAAATCACGCAGCTGCTTATTAACAATGGAGCGGATGTAAATGGTGGTAATTACCCCGCTATTATCAATGCTAGCAACAATTATTCTTTGGAAGTAATGGAAATTTTGCTCAATAATGGTGCTGATCCGAATTTGCCTGGATTGATACGTGACGAACGTATGAAACCAATATACGATCAGATTGAAATGCTGGAAACGCAAGCAGCTAGTGCAAAGGGAAAGAGTAAAAAAATATATGAAGACGGAATTGCTGCATTGAAGGCTCAATACGGAGATGCATTGACTGGTGGAATAAAAGTCTATGCACTAAACCTTACCGTTCAGGCTACCAATTGCGTGGAGTGCATAGATAAGTTGATGGCGAATGGTGCCAAGACAGATTTAGCTTCAGGCCAACCATTAATTCATATATATGCGGCTTATGGCAATTCCCGTCAGGCTAGAAAAGAGCTATTTGCTCAAGGCGTAGATAATATGAAAAAATTTGGGTTTAAAATTCCTGATTGGTATGGAGCATTGCCTGATGATGTGAATGCCAGAACAGAGGAAGTGCTGAAAAGAATCTTGAGCGCAGGGATAGCTATAGATCAATTAAATGACCAAGGACAAACTGCGCTTCACACGGCTTTGGCCGGTGGAGTAGGAAACAAGAAAGAAGTCATGTTGGCACTTTTGAATAATGGAGCAGATTTCAAAATTGAAGATCCCAAATTCGGTAAATGCTTCACTTTGGCAGCAAAAACGGGTGTTGTAGAGGTGGCAGAGGCTATGCTAGCCAAAGGTGCAGACATGGGAGAAACTTCTAAAATTTTAGATTTAACCATTGGTCAAAGCTTAAAAGGAGCAACACCAATCATTGCAGCCACCATGCATAATCATCTGGAGATGGTCAAATACTTAGTGTCTAAGGGAGCGAGCATCAAAGAAGATGCTGAGGGTTTTAGCTATAACATGTATACTGGATGTGCCACGGGAGTGAAAAATAAATCGGCTATCTACTTTGCCATAGACAATCAAAACATGGAAATGATTAAGTATATGGTAGAAGAAAGTGGACTTAATTGGTACAGACCTCTTAAAGTTAATCAGTTGAAAAAAACAAGTTATACTGATATGGGAAGCTACACGCAAAAAACGACCAAGTGCTATAGCGATGGCTCTTATATCCCTTCCGCATATGCGAAAAAAATTGGGCTAGGAGACATTTCTAAATATTTGAAAGACAATAAACTCTAAAAGCGATAAGGCAGTTATGAAAGCTAAAATGCTCATTCTAAGCATGCTTCTTCTAGGATTTATGCATGCTCATGCCCAATTGAGTGAAATTTATGAAAATAGGAAGTGGGATATTTTCTTTAACTATACTCAATTTCAATACGATCAAGGAGATGCCAAAGTGAAGTATAATTTTCTAAAGCCTTTTTATGTGAGGATAGGAACTGATAAAGTAGGTAGTGCTAAACCACATTTTAGTTGGCAAATTCCCTTAGGATCTGATGCACTTTGGTCATCGCTTATGGGTACGGATGACGAAAGTGGACTTAATAATCAAAGCCAATTGAACCAATATGGAATAAGTAGTGGTATTTTAGGTGTGTTTCAATTAAAGTTCAACATCGTTGGGAAGGATGATTTTGTTATAGCAGTAGGTGTGGAATTTGGTGATAATGCTACCTCCGAAAATTGGAGTGTAATCGTTGGCCCAGCTCTATTGATTGAAAAAGCAATGACCAATTTAATTGCACTTGGCATAAATATGAGTACATCAAAAGTCGTAGCTACTAATTCTGAACAGGGTGATGCAAAAGATATGTGGGTGACTAGTATTTACCCTAGAGTACTTTTCAAAAAAGGGTGGTATTTAGAAGCGGGTTTAATGTTCACTAATGAAGTAAATGGAATCAAATACAGTCGAACAGATTTCAACTTAGGGAAGTCATTTCGCTTCTAAGAAAATTGGGGTATGATCTATCATACCCCAATTTTACTAAAGGTATAAACTTAGCTCTTTGAAGCTATCCAATCGTTGACCATAACCTCTAGTAAATCAAGAGGAACGGCCCCGCTGGTCAATACCACATCATGAAATTCTCTGATGTCGAATTTTTCTCCCAATTTGGCTTGAGCATCAGCTCTTAGTTCTAATATTTTCAGCATACCGATTTTATAAGCGGTGGCTTGTGATGGCATCACTATATGGCGTTCCACCATTCTTACACACTCCCGTTCGCTACCTGAAGTATTGTTTTGGTAGTAAGCTATACCTTCTTCACGTGTCCATTTCTTGCCGTGAATTCCAGTGTCTACTACCAATCTGCAGGCTCTCCAAAGTTCCATAGCCAATCGCCCATAGTCAGAGTAGGGATTTGCATACATGCCCATTTCTTTTGGTAAAAATTCACAGTATAGTCCCCATCCTTCCGTGTATGCCGTATACCCACCAAATTTTCTGAATTTAGGAACTCCTTCCAGTTCTTGTGAAATACTACGTTGCATGTGATGGCCAGGAATGCCTTCATGATAAGCAAGTGCCTCCATTTCAAATTTGGGCATATTTTTGGAATCTGCAAGATTAGCATAGTAAGTGCCTGGTCGGCTACCATCGAGCGCTGGACTTTGATAAAATGCCTTGCCTGCTGATTGCTCTCTAAAAGCTTCGACCCTTTTTACTATCATGTCTGCCTTTGGTTTTGTGATGAACAATTCGTCCAACCTGGCTTTCATATTGTTGATAATGGTTGTGGCACTGTCCATATATGCCAATTTGCCCTCGTCTGTGTTTGGATAGTAGAATTGATCATCTTCAATAAGAAATTTGAAAAACTCTTGTAGAGTGCCTTCGAATTGTACCTTTTTCATAATTTCTCTCATTTCATTATGAATTCGGGCTACTTCCTTTAAGCCAATCTCATGAATCTCATCTGAGGTCAGATCTGTAGTTGTGGTTCTTTTTAGAGCAAAATTGAAATAAGCTGCTCCATTAGGAAATTTCCATGCACCGTCATCTGTAGTGGCTCTTTTCTCTTGTTCTGTCAAAAAAGAGATAAGAGACTCATATGCTGGCTTTACACCAGTCAAAAGCGCCTCATTGGCTTTGGCCAATAATTCCTCTCTTTCATCCTGAGATAGGGAATCAAGGTTTTCAAT
The sequence above is drawn from the Reichenbachiella sp. genome and encodes:
- a CDS encoding DUF885 domain-containing protein, whose amino-acid sequence is MNKVKNSLFFLLALIMACNPDQEKKTYSAEEIASESQKANDFFEKSFTDGLSRSPEYQTYLGIKDNQDKWDDYSDENEKAELEITKQELQWLKDSINYDALDKMSKVSYDLFVANSEQQIDGFKYRLYNYPVNQMFGMHSGKPAFLINMHQITNKEDAEAYISRLNKLKTVFDQLIVNLKTREENGIVPPKFVFPRVISDSENILKGAPFTTGESSTLLADFSGKIENLDSLSQDEREELLAKANEALLTGVKPAYESLISFLTEQEKRATTDDGAWKFPNGAAYFNFALKRTTTTDLTSDEIHEIGLKEVARIHNEMREIMKKVQFEGTLQEFFKFLIEDDQFYYPNTDEGKLAYMDSATTIINNMKARLDELFITKPKADMIVKRVEAFREQSAGKAFYQSPALDGSRPGTYYANLADSKNMPKFEMEALAYHEGIPGHHMQRSISQELEGVPKFRKFGGYTAYTEGWGLYCEFLPKEMGMYANPYSDYGRLAMELWRACRLVVDTGIHGKKWTREEGIAYYQNNTSGSERECVRMVERHIVMPSQATAYKIGMLKILELRADAQAKLGEKFDIREFHDVVLTSGAVPLDLLEVMVNDWIASKS
- a CDS encoding tetratricopeptide repeat-containing sensor histidine kinase, which produces MKASLFCAFLLNATLLFSQNQTIDSLLIVLEKQEDGIEKIDILNQLASEYIRAEPEKTKNYAKQALALSQSQKYSNGEALAYRMLGSFFEGASKYDSAKQMFQKSLSLYKRLENDEGLSDLLNDIGILHYQLSDYEPALTYLKESKGLFKKMGNSYGEGKTNINIGLIFMDKGQTDSSFFYLNQAFLLFKSIDNEFGQAVAKVNIGILMKDAGRYTESVKNYEEAIPIFQSLGNKYNEAKIYTNIGVVYEEQGAFAYALEKYQQALKLYTELDSPEGQIECYDNIGVIHKNLGEYELASMYFLKGLEGNLEQKALYNEVNSYLNLSGLHIEQNQPNQAEEFTTKGLFLADSLGLEKDKAYLLTALGQVKFQQGKYDSANWFCTKGLAIAQRLQYHKIQCAAYIIMAQVTTPLLTQRKYASKAFEIADRYNLLQEVKESTHLLYQYFKLQAQPDSALKYHELYTKAQDSLFNESSTKKITQLASQFEFDQEKEAIANERQKEAFLFNQELERKNTIQWISTAGIISLIVVAFIIGLLYNKKNQINKALAAANIELERLNETKDKFFSIISHDLRSPVEAFTNISLILNRHLKVANYDRVIEIGEKIDQMASNISNLLDNLLCWSMQRQGHFPHVPEKVSVKEIFDENISLFSEPAKMKQVQLVSPTESDLMLWADANSTKTIVRNLVANALKFTQNGQIKLEADLDEDQINIRISDTGVGMNDNQIKRILSQNTVKSSYGTAGESGVGLGLQIVKEFVDRNNGTLTIESEIGKGTTINIFLPSYELTMANEELKQTS
- a CDS encoding biotin/lipoyl-containing protein; this translates as MGREIGLCLVYRDMWQSSGKYMPRVDQLVKVAQPIIDMGCFKRVETNGGGFEQINLLYGENPNISNRAWTQPFNDAGIQTQMLERGLNALRMYPVPDDVRKLMFKVKKLQGTDISRSFDGLNDARNLEKSIAYAKEGGMISQTCLCITYSRIHTIDYYIKKAEELINLGAEEICIKDMAGIGRPVSLGKIVAGIKEIKPDILVQYHGHSGPGFSVTSSLEAVRAGADIVDVAVEPLSWGTVHADLLTVHEVLKDAGYSLPDINMKAYMQVRTLTQEFIDDFLGYYINPKNRLMNSLLIAPGLPGGMMGSLMADLENNLKSLNKWMEKNNKPQLTQDDLLIKLFDEVQHVWPMMGYPPLVTPYSQYVKNAALVNVMQMEKGKERWSLLDDNTWDMMLGKSGRLPGEVSGELKQLAEEQGREFFEGDPSDLVPDCLDDLRKEMEENGWDTGQDDEELLEYALHPQQYIDYKSGKAKADFETDLAQRRAEENAPANQTTISDGTWDLGPKSIQVDVNGEKFNVNISYEGGDTHTDSAPSSSTQTPTSNGHLKEILAPLEGKVFLTKDSSETAKKVGDTVQEGDVICYIEAMKVVNAVKADQSGTIAEVCIKDGEDIFDDDVLFKLN
- a CDS encoding ankyrin repeat domain-containing protein; this translates as MKTINKILLSTAFILLLSTYLFAGPNDDLITACRAGDFQAASKAISAGADANALDKDGKSVISNAFFWPKITQLLINNGADVNGGNYPAIINASNNYSLEVMEILLNNGADPNLPGLIRDERMKPIYDQIEMLETQAASAKGKSKKIYEDGIAALKAQYGDALTGGIKVYALNLTVQATNCVECIDKLMANGAKTDLASGQPLIHIYAAYGNSRQARKELFAQGVDNMKKFGFKIPDWYGALPDDVNARTEEVLKRILSAGIAIDQLNDQGQTALHTALAGGVGNKKEVMLALLNNGADFKIEDPKFGKCFTLAAKTGVVEVAEAMLAKGADMGETSKILDLTIGQSLKGATPIIAATMHNHLEMVKYLVSKGASIKEDAEGFSYNMYTGCATGVKNKSAIYFAIDNQNMEMIKYMVEESGLNWYRPLKVNQLKKTSYTDMGSYTQKTTKCYSDGSYIPSAYAKKIGLGDISKYLKDNKL
- a CDS encoding sterol desaturase family protein — encoded protein: MEAYAKAVLYIIPVFLLLMAVEAIYGFVVKKNTFRSFDTITGISSGITNSVKDLLGLTLVVIAYSWLYEKLALIEIESTVLVYVICFMCIDFSSYWIHRLRHHVNYFWNEHVVHHSSEEFNMACALRQSISSFFGIYSVLLIPAALLGVPPKVIAIVSPIHLFLQFWYHTRHIPKLGFLEYIIVTPSQHRVHHAINPIYLDKNLAAIFCIWDRAFGTFQEELDEEPCVYGVKKAPQTWNPILINFQHLWLLIKDAWRTSNWLDKFRIWFMPLGWRPADIKDKYPIDYIDDPKDQVKYDTQASKALHIWSWVQLIMTHLFLILMLVNFASIGFPNLFIYGAFLFIHIYASSELMDLKKSAILFEAIKCFGGLYWIWQSGDWFGINAHWEWGSLVVIGYLLISLLLTFGFVVWELNKEKGQLTMSA
- a CDS encoding response regulator transcription factor, which encodes MELVSTKMNMDNPPIKLLLVDDHEIFLEGLMALFEGEPSLDIVGAVTGGKEALQKIKAQMPDILVTDLNMPQMSGIELVKSVKSKYPDLKILVLTTNNERKTVSDIAMSEAEGYILKKSQKTELLTAILRIADGGTYYSNEVMNIILERIVKEKKKLEASATLTGRELEILQLIAEEKSSDQIAEELFISRRTVDTHRTNLLRKTNKETVVGLLKYAYQYGLIAL
- a CDS encoding OadG family protein, producing the protein MTEELRTAFLLMGVGMITVFIVLLCVVIVGKLLIRFVNRFVPALETASQPPAPTSKIAPAKVAAITSAVEIFTKGKGKITNITKMN
- a CDS encoding SRPBCC domain-containing protein, with the translated sequence MKNIETEILIDAPIEVVWRVLMNFDAYRDWNPFITVEGDAVLGNKLDVIINMDGRKNFFKPKVVAYEEGRRFEWTGKLLLKGLFAGNHYFKLHPVTEFQTQFIHGENFTGILQGPIMKKVRDKTIKGFVTMNEAMKAYAEEQVI